tgattcctatatcacatttttatattaaaaacttcaggctttttatattatgtatataaatatccactgatatttaacaaaaatcacctctttaggtgtttggacttcaagtccatatttatcacattttacttagtgatatcaattttgcaggaattgagaaactgactcgtgatttatatatcacatttttatttcttttcataaatacccactgacattcaacaagcatcacctctttaggtggtTGGATTATAAGTCtcaatgcatcatattttattagtgaatcaattctgcaggaattgtttctttcaattttggccaatattttaagtcatattcttcgacggttcttgattcactttcatcattacttctggtaatgtcaattgccatctcatatggaaatatgttgtcgacaacgattttatttttatccataatttctcaattattcatgaaatgtaacgagatctcgttattttcaggtacctgtccctcttcaagggaagacattttcatgaaaagcctcttcaggaggcactcttcaggagatttatactcttcaaaagtttatataggagaattttatacagaaaatttggatggactttattgcttgttctgtgggtatggcctcttcaggagcaccaaattatttgtgcctttctcttttgagatactctatcttttgtattgataagtctcacatgtctttatacatgtttttagactgctgaatttcttaattgtcctacaggaatttcaatcctcgctgggattttagcagctagaatatgagacatttttatcttattgcatccaaaatttaattatcatctaaacttctgattcacatatgataattaagataacgtcgaataatttcatcttatttgcttcaagcaaatttttctttccacttctggtggtaagactttatagtaaaagaatcttctggttcttttatggacgtccatatgaaaatcattcgacttatcataattgattttgaatgatcaagataaccataaattatacaaatattttgaatcatatcactttttgatgcatcataatatttgattcaataattgtataatatcatctcaaaaaaaaagcttatagcttttccaatacgagcttttgacttgaaaagatatttattatcacgttcaatctcttagtttctttgaatgaaacgcatcattcttttcacttcagggaatagaatgatataaattcattatcattcacttcagggaatgatgtagatctagtaagacgtgactaatgattcttatcaaaaactcattattttgtccagtcactgaaagaccagatttaaatttgaatatattgtgaacgtttgcgtTTCATATtgcaggagcatactcgatattactacttcaggagcatattcgagacgttcatttaaatatatattctttccacaatttcaattatgcaatttcaggtgcataaatcataatgagtttttggtacacgtatcactcatttaaactatgaggtactcaataaaattattgatttagagcgatccttcagggatgctctatTTCCATTCTAagataaattatatcatcaataattcataacaagtacaaaaagaataaataaaacttgtatctgaactatgtgaataaaattattcacagatataattgatatgtaaattatggaaattttaattcaccaatatttactttaaagatttcaaatgatatattgaaaaacttacttgaaatagaagattactaTCTTCAGTATCATCTAAACCTTCGTGCACTGTAAAAATTAGTAAGATTGAAAAATATCACAGTACATAGCTCTTGTCtgtaaaactaaaattattagTCAAACATGTCAAGCTAATCATAAAAATTTACCTTTATCTCTTATAAAGAGGAAACCAGTCAactattattacaataataatcTTAATCACTTACCAAATCCAAAATCACGTGATTCAGATTCATTCCCCATAAGCAccaaccttttctttttattttattttattttattttattttattagtattatttttttattgtaaagataATGCATTGAAAGCACTATGGATTTgattagttgttttttttttctttatccaaAGATGCTTCCTTTTCCTCTAAACGACAAGAGGGGCTTTATGACTTTTATGACAAGCGGACTTTATTTTCCAACTTTTGTCTCTTTGGGTAGGTGTCAAGCTACCGAGTGCTGACCTCACCTATAGCATAGAGGTAGATTCAccgaaaaaatgaaaagaatcaTGGACAAGCTTTCATCGGTAATTTGTCTGGCTTCTTCATCTTCGCTGCTTTCTAAAGAGATCAGGAGGTTAAGATTCTTCATCCAGGAGCTAGAAATTCCTAGCTGGGATATAGCATAAGCGAGTCTGGTGTGCCGTTCAAGCATCTCTCTCCAAGTGTACTGGATATCATCGTACACAACATAAAGTCTGTCTCTATAGACCATTGCAGAGCGCTCCTCGGGTCACGTGGTTCCAAGCCCGGCTTGCTCCGCGAGTTTCACCATGTACACGTACTGCTCCCTGGTCAGTAAAGAATCAGATCCCTCTAAAGCTTTACCCAGTTGATCTTTACCCATGTAACCAGACACCTCAGATCTGGTGTTGATCTAGAATTGTAGAAGACCGCGTACTAAAAATGTGTTTGCAGTTGGAGCAGCTAGAGACAGAGAGGAAAATCGAGGAGAAAAGCTTGGTTGCAACACAACGAGGATAGCAGAAACACGTCCCTGACTAAACTGGCAGCGTCGGTGCTGAGCCGATCAGGCGAGATCACCATGGTGAGGATGACATGGCTTCTGCGATCTTCTGCAGCGGCAGGTTTTGGAGGTGCGCTACCAACTCGAGCGAGTGAACTACTGCCCTCTTGTGATTGTAGTCTATGCCAGAGATGGATCACCGAAGCGATACTAGATCATGCTTCCCGGATCTCCTCTGAATACAGCGTGAATATCGAAAAGAAAGTAGACATCGACGAGGACTACTCTCGAGCTCCTCTGTTTGTCCAAAAATGGAGTGAACCGACCGTTTGAAACCAAGGACTGTTTGAAGGAGGTGGTGGGGCGTGCCTTACTTCTCAGTCAAAGAGTTTGGAAACTTGTCGGTGCGCCCATATGGATCAACTACACTTGCACACCAGGAGATAGATAAACGCGAGATGATCTTGCTTCCGACAGTAAGAGTTGGTGAAGAAGACACCACGGGAGAACACCACGGGTGCTCTGGCATAGGTGGGTGTTGGCCTGGTAGGCGGTGGAGAAAAAAATCGCATTCAtgttgataacgtgttataaaatcatgaaaatagagaaagaaattcaaagatagagagagagctcagagaggttaagagagaatgagaggagatttttttattaatctgttatcaaacttatgaattccttaaaggattcaacgatatatataggagtacaaaggggactatgcttttgacggctagctcactatgctagcactatacactatgcatttgacgactagcactatacattttgacggctagctaaatgtggtcatacaattcaagatagtttataacattaTGCAGTGATATTCCAATCTTATTACAAGATGACATGTCATTAAAACAGTACGtatataaacaattttaatgaCACAACATCGCATTATGGAATAGAACTACGACGTCATCGTACTCCCGAATTACCTAAATAGTTTTTCATATAAAAGAAACCCACGAGTACAACAACACATAAACACAGAACTGAGTTTGGGCACGCACAGGAATGATCAATTCCTAAAACGAGAAACAAGATACCTTAAACCCTATAAGCAACTGCATAATGCATATCTTCCTATTGGGCATACCAACAATCACAGAAAAATACGAGTCCCATGTTatttaagtttttgaaaaagttgggaCAGATTAGACAAACATCATAAAACTGGACACTTATTTATACTTTACTCACGACACACACAAACTTCACTCATGATCCATGGAACTTTATGCAGAAGACTTAGGAAGAGCTCCAGCTTCTGTCAGCAGGGGAATCAGCTTGCCCTCCTTGTGTAAGGCTGTCGTTTCTGAAACAATAGAAGGGAACATataagcataaactccaaaacaaacatgcatgacttaaatttatacaaatataaatGCGATACTAGGAAGCTTATAGCTTTGTGTTAAGGTATCAATATCCTACTGTCACAGCCACCAATTTGGTTCCCGCCGATGAATACATTGGGCACAGTCTTCTGTCCAGTCCACTCTGCTAGAGCTGATTGTATCTCACTGCCATCACCTTCAAC
This is a stretch of genomic DNA from Carya illinoinensis cultivar Pawnee chromosome 3, C.illinoinensisPawnee_v1, whole genome shotgun sequence. It encodes these proteins:
- the LOC122302609 gene encoding glutaredoxin-like, which gives rise to MALPKAKEIVASNPVVVFSKSYCPFCVTVKQLLTQLGTTFKAIELDTESDGSEIQSALAEWTGQKTVPNVFIGGNQIGGCDKTTALHKEGKLIPLLTEAGALPKSSA